The Listeria monocytogenes genome window below encodes:
- the rplO gene encoding 50S ribosomal protein L15: protein MKLHELKPSEGSRKERNRVGRGTGSGNGKTSGRGHKGQKARSGGGVRLGFEGGQLPLFRRIPKRGFTNINRKEFAIVNLDVLNRFEDGTEVTPELLVETGIIRNEKSGIKILSNGNIEKKLTVKANKFSAAAKEAIEAAGGKTEVI, encoded by the coding sequence ATGAAACTACATGAACTTAAGCCTTCAGAAGGTTCTCGTAAAGAACGTAATCGTGTTGGTCGTGGAACAGGCTCTGGTAACGGCAAAACTTCAGGACGCGGTCATAAAGGACAAAAAGCTCGTTCTGGTGGTGGCGTACGTTTAGGTTTTGAAGGTGGACAACTTCCACTTTTCCGTCGTATTCCAAAACGTGGATTCACAAATATCAACCGTAAAGAATTTGCTATCGTGAACTTAGATGTTTTAAACCGCTTTGAAGATGGTACAGAAGTAACGCCAGAACTTTTAGTTGAAACTGGAATTATTCGTAACGAAAAATCCGGAATCAAGATTTTATCTAATGGAAATATCGAGAAAAAACTTACTGTGAAAGCGAACAAATTCTCTGCAGCTGCCAAAGAAGCAATTGAAGCAGCTGGCGGAAAAACTGAGGTGATCTAA
- the rpsH gene encoding 30S ribosomal protein S8, with the protein MVMTDPIADFLTRIRNANMVKHDKLELPASKIKKEIAEILKREGFIRDVEYIEDDNAGTIRVFLKYGATGERVITGLKRISKPGLRVYAKSTEVPKVLNGLGIAIVSTSQGVLTDKEARAKQVGGEVLAYVW; encoded by the coding sequence ATGGTGATGACAGATCCAATTGCAGATTTTCTAACTCGCATTCGTAATGCAAACATGGTTAAACATGATAAATTAGAACTGCCTGCATCCAAAATCAAAAAAGAAATTGCTGAAATATTGAAGCGTGAAGGTTTTATCCGTGACGTTGAATATATTGAAGATGACAATGCTGGAACAATCCGTGTTTTCTTAAAATATGGAGCGACTGGCGAACGTGTAATCACTGGTTTGAAACGTATCAGTAAGCCAGGTTTACGTGTATATGCAAAATCAACTGAGGTGCCTAAAGTACTTAACGGTCTAGGTATCGCAATCGTGTCTACTTCCCAAGGCGTTTTAACCGACAAAGAAGCCCGTGCTAAACAAGTCGGCGGAGAAGTACTAGCATACGTTTGGTAA
- the rpsM gene encoding 30S ribosomal protein S13, which yields MARIAGVDVPREKRIVISLTYIYGIGKQTAKEVLAEAGVSEDTRTRDLTEEELGKIREILDRIKVEGDLRREVNLNIKRLIEIGSYRGMRHRRGLPVRGQNTKNNARTRKGPSKTVAGKKK from the coding sequence ATGGCACGTATTGCAGGTGTGGACGTTCCACGTGAAAAACGTATTGTTATTTCCCTGACTTACATTTATGGTATCGGTAAACAAACAGCTAAAGAAGTTCTTGCTGAAGCTGGCGTTTCTGAAGATACTCGTACTCGTGATTTAACTGAAGAAGAGCTTGGTAAAATCCGTGAAATCTTAGACCGTATTAAAGTTGAAGGTGACCTTCGTCGTGAAGTAAACTTAAACATTAAACGTCTAATCGAAATCGGTTCTTACCGTGGCATGCGTCACCGTCGTGGACTTCCAGTTCGCGGACAAAATACAAAAAATAATGCCCGTACTCGTAAAGGCCCGTCCAAAACAGTAGCAGGCAAAAAGAAATAA
- the rpmJ gene encoding 50S ribosomal protein L36, producing MKVRPSVKPMCEKCKVIRRKGKVMVICENPKHKQKQG from the coding sequence ATGAAAGTAAGACCATCAGTGAAACCTATGTGCGAAAAATGTAAAGTTATTCGTCGTAAAGGTAAAGTAATGGTAATTTGTGAAAATCCAAAACATAAACAAAAACAAGGATAA
- the rplR gene encoding 50S ribosomal protein L18: protein MITKIDKNKVRKKRHARVRSKISGTESRPRLNVFRSNKNIYAQIIDDVNGVTLASASNLDKDFGSAESKVDAASKVGELVAKRASEKGITSVTFDRGGYLYHGRVKALAEAARENGLEF from the coding sequence GTGATTACCAAAATCGACAAAAATAAAGTACGTAAAAAAAGACATGCTCGTGTTCGTTCTAAGATTTCTGGAACTGAAAGTCGTCCACGTTTAAACGTATTCCGTTCAAACAAAAACATTTATGCTCAAATTATTGATGATGTAAATGGTGTGACACTTGCAAGTGCGTCTAATTTAGATAAAGATTTCGGTTCTGCTGAATCCAAAGTTGATGCAGCAAGCAAAGTTGGCGAACTAGTTGCTAAACGTGCTTCCGAAAAAGGTATTACTTCTGTCACTTTTGACCGTGGAGGATACTTATATCATGGCCGCGTGAAAGCTCTTGCTGAAGCAGCTCGCGAAAATGGACTAGAATTTTAA
- a CDS encoding winged helix DNA-binding domain-containing protein, producing the protein MRALTNSQIAQNRLFNSGLLQSKFSSAEDATRALFGIQSQYQQFGEVSLFNRVNNLTKENLQTTYDDKGLIKIWGQRMTVHMYTPDDWFYVHDVYANKNNWLRKHADSLGRDLDAILVQMEELLLREEKVSKESFVALLGDEAKELMTWGGVFIQGSLDGKLFCVPETPKTRFYSHRNQIESEAEEAWITNKRSQTGLETMIDRYFSAYGPATIQDFKHWSGLRNSDYQETLEKLLKNYICYIGEDGRNYYSKTATQEEVEMDSPLLLGKFDPLFVSYAKKNWLASEKETSLIWRIAGQIEAVLIINGQFFGTWRYKISGEKIVFHFYLSKKLTKKSQKLVEVEAMKLAGFLRKNYQGCILEQI; encoded by the coding sequence ATGCGTGCTTTAACTAACTCGCAAATAGCTCAAAACAGATTATTTAATTCTGGACTACTACAATCAAAGTTTTCAAGCGCAGAGGACGCAACTCGTGCGCTATTTGGCATCCAATCGCAATATCAGCAATTTGGAGAGGTTAGTTTATTTAATCGGGTAAATAATTTAACAAAAGAAAACTTGCAAACGACATATGATGACAAAGGGTTAATCAAAATTTGGGGGCAAAGAATGACGGTCCATATGTATACACCCGATGACTGGTTTTATGTCCATGATGTTTATGCGAATAAAAACAATTGGTTAAGAAAGCACGCAGACTCGCTAGGACGCGATTTGGATGCGATTTTAGTACAAATGGAAGAATTGCTTCTACGTGAAGAGAAAGTGTCTAAAGAGTCCTTTGTGGCGCTACTAGGAGACGAAGCAAAAGAACTGATGACTTGGGGTGGAGTTTTCATTCAAGGCTCACTCGACGGCAAGTTATTTTGTGTGCCAGAAACCCCAAAGACGAGATTCTATAGTCATAGAAATCAAATTGAATCAGAGGCGGAAGAAGCGTGGATAACTAATAAGCGAAGTCAAACAGGATTAGAAACAATGATTGATCGTTATTTTAGTGCATATGGGCCTGCTACAATCCAAGACTTCAAGCATTGGAGTGGCTTGCGAAATAGTGACTATCAGGAAACCTTAGAAAAGTTACTGAAAAACTATATTTGCTATATCGGTGAAGATGGCAGGAACTATTATAGTAAAACAGCAACTCAAGAAGAGGTGGAAATGGATTCGCCGCTACTCCTGGGGAAGTTCGATCCGCTTTTCGTCAGTTACGCGAAAAAGAACTGGCTTGCGAGCGAAAAAGAAACAAGTCTCATTTGGCGCATCGCTGGGCAAATTGAAGCTGTATTAATCATAAATGGTCAGTTTTTTGGAACATGGAGATACAAAATTTCGGGTGAAAAAATAGTCTTCCATTTCTACCTCAGTAAAAAACTAACTAAAAAAAGTCAAAAATTAGTAGAAGTAGAAGCGATGAAATTAGCTGGATTTCTCCGTAAAAATTACCAAGGCTGTATTTTGGAACAAATATAA
- a CDS encoding type Z 30S ribosomal protein S14: MAKKSMIAKQKRTPKYAVQAYTRCERCGRPHSVIRKFKLCRICFRELAYKGQIPGVKKASW, from the coding sequence GTGGCTAAGAAATCCATGATCGCGAAGCAAAAACGTACACCTAAATACGCTGTTCAAGCATATACTCGTTGTGAACGTTGTGGTCGTCCACATTCCGTTATTCGCAAATTTAAATTATGCCGTATTTGTTTCCGTGAACTTGCCTATAAAGGTCAAATTCCCGGCGTGAAAAAAGCAAGCTGGTAA
- a CDS encoding adenylate kinase encodes MKLVLMGLPGAGKGTQAEQIVEKYNIPHISTGDMFRAAMKNNTELGRKAKSFMDNGDLVPDEVTNGIVRERLSEDDAKDGFLLDGFPRTVEQAQELENILSDLGTELDAVINIDVEKDVLMKRLTGRWICRTCGKTYHEIYNPPKVAGKCDLDGGELYQRDDDKKETVEKRLNVNMKQTKPLLDFYSEKGKLHNINGEQDIKDVFVDVEKILTSF; translated from the coding sequence TTGAAATTAGTATTAATGGGACTGCCCGGCGCCGGAAAAGGCACACAAGCGGAACAGATTGTTGAGAAATACAACATTCCTCATATTTCCACTGGAGATATGTTCCGAGCAGCTATGAAAAATAATACAGAATTAGGACGCAAGGCTAAATCCTTTATGGATAACGGCGATCTTGTTCCTGACGAAGTAACAAATGGTATCGTTCGTGAACGTTTAAGCGAAGATGATGCGAAGGATGGTTTCTTGCTTGATGGTTTTCCGCGTACTGTGGAACAAGCACAAGAATTAGAAAACATTCTAAGTGATTTAGGGACAGAACTTGATGCTGTCATTAACATTGATGTCGAAAAAGATGTTTTAATGAAACGTCTTACCGGTCGCTGGATTTGCCGGACTTGCGGTAAAACTTACCATGAAATTTACAACCCACCGAAAGTAGCTGGGAAATGTGATTTAGATGGTGGAGAACTTTACCAACGCGATGACGACAAGAAAGAAACCGTTGAAAAACGACTAAATGTAAATATGAAACAGACCAAGCCGCTTCTAGATTTTTACTCTGAAAAGGGTAAACTTCATAACATAAACGGCGAGCAAGACATTAAAGACGTTTTTGTAGATGTGGAAAAAATTCTTACTTCTTTTTGA
- the rpmD gene encoding 50S ribosomal protein L30, giving the protein MAKLEITLKRSLIGRPQPQRKTVQALGLGKTNSVVVKEDNPAIRGMITKVSHLVDVKEV; this is encoded by the coding sequence ATGGCGAAGTTAGAAATTACTCTAAAACGTAGCTTAATCGGACGCCCTCAACCACAACGCAAAACTGTTCAAGCATTAGGTCTTGGTAAAACAAATTCTGTAGTGGTTAAAGAAGATAATCCTGCAATTCGTGGGATGATCACTAAAGTAAGTCATTTAGTGGACGTCAAAGAAGTTTAA
- the rplQ gene encoding 50S ribosomal protein L17, with amino-acid sequence MGYRKLGRTSSQRKALLRDLATDLIVFERIETTEARAKEIRKVVEKLITSGKKGDLHARRQAAAFIRHEVVEVVQVDAKGKDGSTVKKNRPVYALQKLFDDVAPRYAERQGGYTRILKKGPRRGDGAPMVIIELV; translated from the coding sequence ATGGGTTACAGAAAATTAGGTCGTACAAGCTCACAACGTAAAGCATTACTACGTGATCTTGCAACGGATTTAATCGTATTTGAACGTATTGAAACAACAGAAGCTCGCGCTAAAGAGATTCGTAAAGTTGTTGAAAAACTAATCACTTCTGGGAAAAAAGGAGACTTGCACGCTCGTCGTCAAGCAGCTGCTTTCATCCGTCATGAAGTTGTAGAAGTAGTACAAGTAGATGCTAAAGGTAAAGATGGTTCTACTGTGAAGAAAAACCGTCCTGTATACGCTCTACAAAAACTATTTGATGATGTTGCTCCACGTTACGCGGAACGTCAAGGTGGTTACACTCGTATCTTGAAAAAAGGTCCACGTCGCGGTGACGGCGCACCAATGGTTATTATTGAATTAGTTTAA
- the rplF gene encoding 50S ribosomal protein L6 → MSRIGKKTIVIPAGVTVTLNGSTATVKGPKGELVKEFNPEITIKIEGNEINVSRPTDNKNHRALHGTTRAILNNMVVGVSEGYEKKLELIGVGYRAQKQGDKLVLNVGYSHPVEFVAPKGVDIEVPANTQVIVKGYNKEHVGELAANIRAVRPPEPYKGKGIRYEGEHVRRKEGKTGK, encoded by the coding sequence ATGTCCCGTATAGGTAAAAAAACTATTGTGATTCCTGCAGGTGTAACAGTTACACTTAATGGATCAACAGCAACAGTTAAAGGTCCTAAAGGTGAACTTGTAAAAGAGTTCAACCCAGAAATTACTATTAAAATCGAAGGCAATGAAATTAACGTTTCTCGCCCGACTGATAATAAAAACCACCGTGCACTTCATGGTACAACTCGTGCTATTCTTAATAACATGGTTGTCGGAGTTTCCGAGGGTTATGAAAAGAAATTAGAACTTATCGGTGTTGGTTACCGTGCGCAAAAACAAGGCGACAAGCTTGTTCTTAACGTAGGGTACTCTCATCCAGTAGAGTTTGTTGCTCCTAAAGGCGTAGATATTGAAGTTCCTGCAAACACACAAGTGATTGTTAAAGGATACAACAAAGAACACGTTGGCGAGTTAGCTGCAAACATTCGTGCCGTACGTCCACCAGAGCCATATAAAGGTAAAGGTATTCGTTACGAAGGCGAACATGTACGCCGTAAAGAAGGTAAAACTGGTAAATAA
- a CDS encoding acetamidase/formamidase family protein, translating into MKNFVTSERSIFEMDKSAEPAITVKDGSVVKIKTKDYFNGQIKKEQLHYGELDWKQFSPTTGPIYIEEAKPGDLLAITIEKIELLGTEVFLLNGPNIGITDELLTSNAARCYKVKDNQIIYSDNIHIPITKTIGLLRTEGLFSSKSPTKNGGLLDASEITDGATIFLPVEKYGASLHIGNVRATAGFGQITATSAEAPAEVTVRLQLLKNRKAPTPTIIHNHHLICLASDLTIEKATKNTMKNMITLLTESDKMTNEDAMFLISLQGEFQVCKLCKPNITTSIKLPLDYFPEMPFL; encoded by the coding sequence ATGAAAAACTTTGTAACCTCAGAACGCTCGATTTTTGAGATGGATAAATCGGCGGAACCTGCGATTACAGTGAAAGATGGCTCTGTAGTAAAAATAAAAACAAAAGACTACTTCAATGGCCAAATTAAGAAAGAACAGCTTCACTACGGGGAACTAGATTGGAAGCAATTTTCACCAACTACCGGGCCGATTTATATCGAAGAAGCCAAACCCGGCGACTTATTAGCAATAACCATTGAAAAAATCGAACTCCTAGGGACGGAGGTCTTTTTGTTAAATGGGCCAAATATTGGTATAACTGATGAACTACTGACAAGTAATGCTGCTCGTTGTTACAAAGTCAAAGATAACCAAATTATCTATTCAGATAACATTCATATTCCAATAACTAAAACCATCGGCTTGCTAAGAACAGAAGGCCTCTTTAGCTCTAAATCACCAACGAAAAACGGCGGTCTACTTGACGCTTCCGAAATCACTGACGGGGCAACTATTTTCTTACCTGTTGAAAAGTATGGTGCCTCACTTCATATCGGGAACGTACGAGCTACAGCAGGTTTTGGGCAAATTACTGCAACTAGTGCGGAGGCGCCAGCCGAAGTAACTGTACGGCTGCAACTTCTTAAAAATCGTAAAGCTCCAACGCCGACTATCATTCATAATCACCATTTAATTTGCTTGGCTTCGGATTTAACTATTGAAAAAGCAACAAAAAATACGATGAAAAATATGATTACTTTGCTCACTGAATCGGACAAAATGACTAATGAAGACGCGATGTTTTTAATTTCTCTGCAAGGCGAATTTCAAGTTTGTAAGCTCTGTAAACCTAATATTACTACAAGCATCAAATTGCCATTGGATTATTTTCCAGAAATGCCGTTTTTATAA
- the rplE gene encoding 50S ribosomal protein L5 — protein MNRLKDQYLKEIVPALMSKFNYDSVMEVPKIDKIVINTGVGDATANAKVLDSAVEELALITGQKPVITKAKNSIAGFRLREGMPIGAKVTLRGERMYDFLDKLVTVSLPRVRDFRGVSKKAFDGRGNYTLGVREQLIFPEIDYDQVSKVRGMDVVIVTTAKSDEESHELLTQLGMPFQK, from the coding sequence ATGAATCGCCTTAAAGATCAATATCTTAAGGAAATTGTTCCTGCTTTAATGAGCAAATTCAATTATGACTCCGTAATGGAGGTTCCAAAAATAGATAAAATCGTAATCAACACTGGTGTTGGTGACGCTACAGCAAATGCGAAAGTGTTAGACAGTGCAGTGGAGGAGTTAGCTCTTATCACTGGTCAAAAACCTGTTATCACAAAAGCAAAAAATTCTATCGCTGGTTTCCGTCTTCGTGAAGGAATGCCAATCGGTGCTAAAGTAACATTGCGTGGTGAACGCATGTATGATTTCTTAGATAAATTAGTTACTGTTTCACTTCCACGTGTTCGTGATTTCCGTGGCGTATCGAAAAAAGCTTTCGATGGTCGTGGTAACTATACGTTGGGTGTTAGAGAGCAACTTATTTTCCCTGAAATTGATTACGATCAAGTATCAAAAGTACGCGGTATGGACGTAGTAATTGTTACAACTGCCAAAAGTGATGAAGAATCTCATGAGTTACTAACTCAACTAGGGATGCCATTTCAAAAGTAA
- the secY gene encoding preprotein translocase subunit SecY: MFQTLVNFFKVADIRKKILFTLAMLVIFRIGTFVPVPGVNAAALQSSMDGGILGFLNTFNGGALKNFSIFAMGVMPYITSSIIVQLLQMDVVPKLTEWSKQGEMGRKKLNQLTRYMTIGLGLIEAFGMAYGFNRMSAAGLVIEPSIGRYAIIAIVLTTGTMFLMWLGEQITVKGVGNGVSIIIFAGIVARIPDGVRQLYVSQIENAGDQLFLHVLTLVGVGVAILAIVVAVIFFQQALRKIPIQYSKRVAGAKQSGAQATHLPLKLNSAGVIPVIFASAFIITPQTILTFFDQSNDVVKVLKDVFDYTKPIGMILYVALIVAFTYFYAFIQVNPEKVADNLKKQGGYIPSKRPGRETQAYLTSVLYRLTFVGAIFLSAVAILPTIGTTVFSLPQSLAVGGTSLLIVIGVALDTTKQLEGQLVKRNYRGFIK, from the coding sequence ATGTTTCAAACGTTAGTTAACTTCTTCAAAGTAGCAGACATCCGTAAAAAAATACTATTCACATTAGCAATGCTAGTTATTTTCCGTATTGGTACATTCGTGCCAGTACCGGGAGTTAACGCAGCAGCTTTACAATCTAGTATGGATGGCGGTATTTTGGGGTTCTTAAATACATTTAATGGTGGGGCTTTAAAAAACTTCTCAATTTTTGCCATGGGTGTAATGCCTTACATTACATCTTCCATTATTGTTCAGTTACTTCAAATGGACGTTGTTCCTAAATTGACTGAGTGGTCTAAGCAAGGGGAAATGGGTCGTAAAAAACTCAATCAACTTACTAGATACATGACAATCGGACTTGGTTTGATTGAAGCTTTCGGTATGGCATACGGATTTAACCGCATGTCTGCAGCTGGTCTAGTAATTGAACCTTCCATTGGTAGATATGCAATTATCGCTATTGTATTGACTACCGGTACAATGTTCTTAATGTGGCTAGGTGAGCAGATCACTGTTAAAGGTGTTGGTAATGGTGTTTCCATCATTATCTTTGCAGGTATCGTTGCTCGTATTCCTGATGGAGTACGTCAATTATATGTATCGCAAATTGAAAACGCTGGTGATCAACTTTTCCTACACGTTCTGACATTAGTTGGTGTAGGGGTTGCGATTTTAGCTATTGTTGTAGCTGTAATCTTCTTCCAACAAGCACTACGTAAAATTCCAATTCAATACTCTAAACGTGTAGCAGGAGCAAAACAATCGGGCGCGCAAGCAACGCACTTGCCGTTAAAACTTAACTCTGCCGGAGTTATCCCAGTTATCTTTGCAAGTGCATTTATTATTACACCACAAACTATCCTTACTTTCTTTGATCAAAGTAACGATGTTGTAAAAGTATTGAAAGACGTGTTTGATTACACAAAACCAATTGGTATGATTTTATATGTTGCACTAATTGTTGCTTTCACTTATTTCTATGCTTTCATTCAAGTGAACCCTGAGAAAGTTGCAGACAACTTGAAAAAGCAAGGTGGGTATATTCCTAGTAAACGTCCTGGTCGGGAAACACAAGCTTATCTTACATCGGTACTTTACCGTCTAACATTTGTTGGTGCAATTTTCCTTTCAGCGGTTGCTATACTTCCAACTATCGGTACTACTGTGTTTAGTTTACCGCAGTCACTTGCCGTTGGTGGTACAAGCCTACTAATTGTTATCGGGGTAGCATTAGATACTACGAAACAACTCGAAGGACAACTTGTAAAAAGGAACTATCGGGGATTTATCAAATAA
- the rpsE gene encoding 30S ribosomal protein S5 — MPEQIDGNKLDLEERVVTINRVAKVVKGGRRFRFTALVVVGDKNGHVGFGTGKAQEVPDAIRKAVEDAKKNMVLVPTVDTTIPHTVVGHFGGGEILLKPASAGSGVTAGGPVRAVLELAGVADVSSKSLGSNTPINMVRATIDGIKQLKNAEDVAKLRGKTVEELLG, encoded by the coding sequence ATGCCTGAGCAAATTGATGGAAACAAATTAGATTTAGAAGAACGCGTTGTTACAATCAACCGTGTTGCTAAAGTAGTTAAAGGTGGACGTCGTTTCCGTTTCACAGCACTTGTTGTTGTTGGAGACAAAAATGGTCATGTTGGTTTCGGTACTGGTAAAGCACAAGAAGTTCCAGATGCTATCCGTAAAGCTGTTGAGGATGCTAAAAAGAACATGGTGCTTGTACCAACTGTAGACACAACTATTCCACACACTGTAGTCGGACATTTTGGTGGCGGAGAAATTCTTCTTAAACCAGCTAGTGCCGGTTCTGGTGTAACTGCTGGTGGTCCCGTTCGTGCGGTCCTAGAACTTGCCGGTGTTGCTGATGTATCTTCCAAATCGCTTGGATCTAATACACCAATTAACATGGTACGTGCTACAATCGACGGAATTAAACAACTGAAAAACGCTGAAGATGTTGCGAAACTTCGTGGCAAAACAGTAGAAGAATTGTTAGGATAA
- the infA gene encoding translation initiation factor IF-1, producing the protein MAKEDVIEVEGVVQETLPNAMFNVELENGHKVLATVSGKIRMHYIRILPGDKVTVELSPYDLTRGRITYRFK; encoded by the coding sequence ATGGCAAAGGAAGATGTTATTGAAGTAGAAGGCGTAGTACAAGAAACTCTACCAAACGCGATGTTCAATGTTGAACTCGAAAATGGTCATAAAGTACTGGCAACTGTTTCTGGTAAAATCCGCATGCACTACATTCGTATTTTACCTGGAGATAAAGTGACAGTAGAGCTTTCTCCATACGACCTGACACGCGGAAGAATTACTTATCGTTTTAAATAA
- the rpsK gene encoding 30S ribosomal protein S11 yields the protein MARKTNTRKRRVKKNIESGIAHIRSTFNNTIVMITDTHGNALAWSSAGSLGFKGSRKSTPFAAQMAAESAAKSAQEHGLKTLEVTVKGPGSGREAAIRALQAAGLEVTAIKDVTPVPHNGCRPPKRRRV from the coding sequence ATGGCTCGTAAAACAAATACTCGTAAACGCCGTGTGAAAAAGAATATCGAATCAGGTATTGCACACATTCGTTCTACATTTAATAATACGATCGTAATGATTACTGACACACATGGTAATGCTTTAGCTTGGTCAAGTGCAGGTTCCCTAGGATTTAAAGGTTCTCGTAAATCTACTCCTTTCGCAGCGCAAATGGCAGCTGAAAGTGCAGCAAAATCAGCACAAGAACATGGTTTAAAAACATTAGAAGTAACTGTTAAAGGTCCTGGTTCAGGTCGTGAAGCGGCTATCCGTGCACTACAAGCAGCTGGTCTTGAAGTAACAGCTATTAAAGATGTAACTCCAGTTCCACATAACGGATGTCGTCCTCCAAAACGTCGTCGCGTATAA
- the rplX gene encoding 50S ribosomal protein L24 produces the protein MHVKKGDKVKVITGKDKGKSGKVLAAFPKKDRVLIEGINMVKKHTKPSNVNPQGGILNVEAPIHVSNVMLIDPKTGEPTRVGYEVKGDKKVRVAKKSGEVIDK, from the coding sequence ATGCATGTCAAAAAAGGTGATAAAGTAAAAGTTATTACTGGTAAAGATAAAGGCAAATCCGGCAAAGTGCTCGCAGCATTTCCGAAAAAGGATCGCGTACTTATCGAAGGAATCAATATGGTTAAAAAACATACAAAACCTTCCAACGTCAACCCGCAAGGCGGAATCTTGAATGTTGAAGCACCAATTCACGTTTCAAACGTAATGCTAATTGACCCTAAAACAGGCGAACCTACCCGTGTAGGATACGAAGTTAAAGGCGACAAAAAAGTACGCGTAGCAAAAAAATCCGGTGAAGTAATAGATAAATAA
- a CDS encoding DNA-directed RNA polymerase subunit alpha: protein MIEIEKPKIETIEISDDAKYGKFVVEPLERGYGTTLGNSLRRILLSSLPGAAVTSIQIDGALHEFSVIEGVVEDVTTMILNIKKLALKIYSDEEKTLEIDMQGPGVVTAADINYDSDVEILNPDLHIATLSDNAKFHVRLNATRGRGYTPADQNKRENMPIGVLPVDSIFSPVIRVNYQVENTRVGQSTNYDKLTFDVLTDGSISPEEAVSLGAKILSEHLSIFVNLTDEAQKAEIMIEKEESHKEKVLEMTIEELDLSVRSYNCLKRAGINTVQELADKSEDDMMKVRNLGRKSLEEVKVKLADLGLSLRNEN, encoded by the coding sequence ATGATCGAAATTGAAAAGCCAAAAATCGAGACGATTGAGATCAGCGATGATGCCAAGTATGGAAAGTTTGTTGTAGAGCCACTTGAGCGTGGATATGGTACAACTTTGGGTAACTCCTTACGTCGTATTCTATTATCTTCTCTTCCAGGTGCAGCAGTAACCTCTATCCAAATTGATGGAGCTTTACATGAGTTTTCTGTAATTGAAGGTGTAGTAGAAGATGTAACAACCATGATTTTAAATATCAAAAAACTTGCGCTAAAAATCTATTCTGATGAAGAAAAAACATTAGAAATCGATATGCAAGGTCCAGGTGTAGTAACTGCAGCTGACATTAATTATGACAGTGACGTTGAGATTTTAAATCCCGACTTACACATTGCTACATTAAGTGATAATGCTAAATTTCATGTGCGTTTAAATGCGACTCGTGGTCGTGGTTACACACCTGCTGATCAAAATAAACGCGAAAATATGCCAATCGGTGTACTTCCAGTCGATTCAATCTTTTCACCGGTTATCCGTGTGAACTATCAAGTGGAAAATACACGTGTTGGACAATCAACTAATTATGATAAGCTTACGTTTGATGTGTTAACTGACGGAAGTATCAGCCCAGAAGAAGCAGTTTCACTTGGAGCTAAAATTCTTTCTGAGCATTTAAGTATCTTCGTTAACTTAACAGATGAAGCACAAAAAGCTGAAATTATGATTGAAAAAGAAGAAAGCCATAAAGAGAAAGTGCTTGAAATGACTATTGAAGAATTAGACTTGTCTGTTCGTTCATATAATTGTTTGAAACGCGCTGGAATCAATACAGTACAGGAACTTGCTGACAAATCCGAAGACGATATGATGAAAGTCCGTAACTTGGGCCGTAAATCGCTTGAGGAAGTTAAAGTAAAACTGGCTGACCTTGGCTTATCTCTAAGAAACGAAAACTGA